The DNA window CTGTGAATAGATATCTAGATCTTCACCATCGACACATGTAGACCTTACAAGGAACTATAGAGTATGCGGTCACAGACTAATGTAATACTCAAAGTCACTATAAAGACACCGCAACACATTAGGATAGTGTAAGTGTCTCTACCTTCTTAAAAGTGTGATGTGAGGACTTATCCGTGCACTCCAACTTTTCCTACCGTACCCCGCAATAGAAAACCGTTTAATATTAATCAGTTTGGTGGGCATGGTGGATTCAgtaaatataaataacaACTGGGGTTTCTCACGCATTCGGATATAAGATGAGGAAAGATATTCTTCCGATCTTTGTACCTCAAGCGGCCTGTTTCGCGATCCGTAGGACATCCGCGAGTCAACAGATACAAGGGGTTTCGCGATTAGCTTGTTAAAAAGTTAACTAGGAATACTCATGTTACGGACTCCCCCTCCCTCCCTCCTTCTCATCACTCTCTCAGTGCCTTCTTCCCCTGATATGCAAAAACAATCTTATCTGCTAGCTTGTCGCGTAATTGGTATGATCCTAACTTGGGGAAGCAATTTAGGTATGGGATGCCCTATTTACCTGCCTTATAAACTTCTCGATATGAACCCTCAGGCATGGTAAAAGTGAACCTAGAAAGGTTCGTTGCCTATCTAATATACCCCATCAATATTGCGCCTGCTTCCCAAAAAATAGCACCACCAGTCCATTTTTGTGCGCATGTTTATACCGTACCCTGTGAAGACACCCATTTGAGCAACACCTTTTCGAGATCCAAACAAGGCATAGCATAGCAACTACATAAAATTACATCACAGGAAAGTCAAAGTAACCCGTTATAATTAATCACATTTAGATAAATGCTTTTTCCTCATCTTTCTAGTAGCTGTTATTCAAGGCATGGATGGCTTTTGATGTGTTCAACCAAAGTGGGAAAAACCTCCAACCAAAGTTAGTAGTTCCTTTTAAGTTGAAAGGTATTAGGGCTTCTCAGAACATATTTTCTTAAATTAGAGTCGGGCCGTTATTTTTACTCCAAAATTCGGTGTATGACGATGAGGATGCATATTCATGTGTATGTTCGGATTACGCAATTTTTAACTGGGTGCGGGTGCATTTGAACAATGTCAGTAAGCCAGCGCCAATTGAAAAAGCCTAACTCGGTGAACAAAACAATACTACTAACTAAGAAGTTACAGTTATAACTCCAATTTGTTCCTGAATTGTTATGCTTTCtgattgaaatattattagtCGGAAATGACACCCTCAACGAGCAACCTTGTCATAAGAATGGAAGAATGAAAGCTCTGCAATACCGACTCATTATCTTGGATTGCCTAACAATGAATGAACCAACCACATCGGAACAAGTATACAAAGAGGATCAATGTAATTTTCGAGTGTTCTGCTCGTAACTGATGATAGGCGCGAACAAATGAGCAGTTATTAAAGATAACGGGATATTTAGCATAGCGATTACAACCTTGCTGGTTTATGATAACAACAATTGGCGGGTGTCGGTTGCTACTTTCCTGATGTATCAAATATGGTTATGCTTCCTGGAGTTAGTTAACTTGGTGTCAAGTTTAGCTGCATTTACCTTGGGGAAACCCCACGGCCAAATTACCAATGTTAAATTGCATAATGGCGATTGAGTCAATGCTTTGCATATTTTTGTCTTGCCTTGTTTTACGGCTCATTTTCGGATTCTATTGTTCTATTGTTTATTGTCGTACGTTATTTTGTTCCTGCATAAATTCCTCGGGCTTATTCTGCGGGGTTTTCTGTGTACAATTataaattaaaaagtttcCAGATCGCAAGCTTTGCATGGGGAATGAAAACTGCTCAAAACAATTGTATATAGTTAGATTGTTGGTTTACTGCTATAACGGCGCCCCGATTTAAGTAGAGGAAGCAATACATGCCTGTGTTATCCAACTAAATGAGTATTGAACACCTGGACTTTGCGCACataaaattttaatatatgaATGGATGTTTTTCTGTGTATTTTCCATTAAGGATGTGTTAAATGAGTTATGAGAAACATTCAGGTTCAAGAAGCTAGAATCAAGTTTCAATTTGTGATCTGATGGATAATGTTGTTTCTAAATTTTTTACTCTATGCTGGTTTGGCGAGTTCGATGTTCACGtatttcaatatatatttttcattcCATTATGTCTTTAATACCATTGTACCAACACCAACAATTCCTAGTATGGAACTGCTGCCTCCAGAACCGACTGGAGTAGCAAACCCCAATGACTATTCAGACGTATCTATACCTGAAGATTCTGACAGTTCAGACAAATATTCTCCAATTGATTTATTTAAACCAATTGCAATTGACGACCCTCCATCTATATTTCCGCGATATCAAAGCGCATTAGATTTACCACCTGGTGTTAGCAATGACGGTCCATATGGAACAAATGAGTTCTATACTAATTTAATAGTTGGATCTCAAAACCAGCGAGCTTTTGTTCTCCCATATGTGGTCTGGAAGCATAGGTCTGATGGGTTCGGCCTTGCCGTTAGCCATACTGTTAAATATCCAAATTTAATTGGTTATAGTGGTGCAGGAAGGTTCAGTTCAATAAACAGTACGACAGCCGTTGCAGATCTTGTTTTTTCAGCACATTCCTTTACTGAAAGTAGATCTCTGTTTGAAGTAAGCGAACTTGGGCCATCCAGTTGCAGAGTTACAATTCGAGACAGGGCAACCTCCGACTATTTGGACATACCTTTAGTTCAAGGTATGGGATTTACTACTGGTATATACCATGGTTCTTTGGTTGCCAAGTTGCATTCTGAAGTTGGTTTCAAACGGTTAATTAAGGAATATTCGGGTGATACAGTTATTGGTACCTCCAAGTACCGCATTACGTTAAACAACGGTGTTCAATGGTTAGTTTATGTTTCATTCCCTAGAGAATATCTTTTCAGATACTTTGACTTTTGGTTTCACCTTAAAATTTTTGACGCCAAAACAATTATTGCATCTAGTCCTATGAGCGGTCTCATTATACAGGTCGCCGAAGCGCCTAAAGATAGGAACATGGAAATTTCCTATGATCGATCAGCCGGAATGTATGTTACAAAATTTGAACTCCAAGGTGTTTCTGACAGAACTAGAGcagaatattcttttgagTACACCACAATTGGCGATTCAAAATCTGGTCTTCCCATAGTGTTTGCTCTACCTCATCATTTGCGTATGCTAACGCCTGAAAGTTTAGCCGCCACTACCAATATCCAGTGCCAGACGAACACTAAAGGGATTATGACTGGATTTCTCacaaaatctttgaaatttgtGAATCACTTAGAAAGTAAAGTTTCCTGGCTGCCATATAATTCTCAAGCTGATCTAAAATATTCTAGCAAACAGCTGAATCTGCTGTCACGGGTAGCCAATAAAGAACTCCAAGTAGACGTGCTTTCTTCTATAACCGGTTTGAACACTTATTTTGGAGGTAAAATAATAGATAAGTTTGCTTATATTCTCTTAACAGTATCAGAGATACTCGATGATAAAAATTTGACATTGAAAGCATTAGATTCTATGAAATCTGTGTTTGATGTACTATTAGCTAACAAGCAAACATATCCACTTTTCTACGATATTAAATTTGGGGGTGTCGCGTCAACAGCTGATCTAGGTTCATATCAATcatttattgattttggGAACACATATTATAATGACCACCACTTTCATTTTGCATATTTGATCCATGCCGCAGCGGTTATTGGCTACGTTGATGGAAAGCACAATGGGACGTGGGCACACGATAATAAAGAGTGGGTCAATGCTTTGATTCGTGATGTTGCAAATCCCTCGAATGAAGACACATATTTCCCTGTGTCCCGCATGTTCGATTGGTACCATGGCCATTCTTGGGCATCTGGTTTATATGAAAATCCTAGGGGAAGGAATCAAGAATCCAGTTCAGAAGATTTAAATTTCGCATACGCAATGAAAATGTGGGGCAAGGTTATCGGCGACACGTCCATGGAACTCAGAGGTGATTTAATGATCTCCATCATGAAAGAATCATTTAACAGCTACTATTTGTATTCAGATGACAATGAAATCGAGCCCGCGCAACTCgttaaaaataaagtttCTGGGATTTTGTTCGAAGACATGATTGACTATACAACATATTTCGGTACGAATATAGAATACATCCACGGTATCCATATGCTACCTATTATTCCTGCATCTAGCGAAACTAGGGGTCCAAAATTTGTCGCTGAAGAATGGAATCAAAAACTATCCGGAATAGTAGATGAACTAAACACTGGCTGGAGAAGCATACTCGAACTTAATCGAGCCCTATATGATCCCAAAGCATCCTACAATTTCTTTGCACAGAAAAATGTTAGTTATGCAGACTATTTAGACAGTGGCTTGAGTAGGACTTGGGCACTGGCATTTTCTGGTGGGCTTGCAAACACTTCTGACCTTTTATAGCAGCAATTTCAACGTTACAAAGTAGAGCTCAAGCGAATTTTGTCTATGGACAATGCGTGGGAAGTCTTCATTTataatgaaatattatACCAGTTTATATTATAACGCGAAATATGACGTTCAGAATTTTAGAGCGAAACATGGttatataaaataacaGCCAAGCTCTTATAATTCAACGTATTTTTTCACTGAAATCATACCCTTGTCCTTACTTGAGTATATGATATGTTTTGGTGAATACTTCCTCAATTCGTCATATGCAGGAACATTTGTCGTTGCAAATCCATCAGTGATAGAACCAGTGTCATATTCACCCCAATAGCAGGTAACACTGACACCTAAtaaatcatcttcttcatcataaaAGACGTAATTATCTTGGTGACTGCGATACAGAACCTGTGGAATCCACTCCAACCCCACAGAGTAGTGGTCATGTTTAAAATCAAGTTTATGCAACTGTAGCTCAGTGATACCATTATTCCAACGGTAATGGTCGTTGCCGTATTCATCTTTATAATAACCGTTTTTTTTAACTGCCACGGTTCGGAAAGATGATATGTTTGAAGTGCCATTATGAATTATTGTAACTTCCCTTAATGGTGAGGTTCCATGTTTCCAATGTTGGAATGCCGTGCTGTTAAATGACAAGGTACAAACTCTATTATCTTCAACATTTATTCTTAGCTCGGCAGTAATAGGCTGATAAGGCGTTCTCTTTGTAGAATTACGATCATCTCTAATCACCTCAACTGACATTATGTCATGCCAATCAGTACCCATAGAGTGAAAACGTTCAAACATTCTTGGAAGTGTACCGGTGTATTCACATACGTCTACACCATTACCATTGAACTCATCACATGCGAAGCTTGTAACACTTGGAATGTTCTTTAAAACTGGCTCCATAAATGCTTTTTCACGTccatataaatatactgaagaagaattttttATATCCAAATCAATAGTTTGCTggaatttcaattttaatgGAGAGGACTCTGTAAAAGGAGAAGCCGATATAGTCCACATTGACGTTACAGTGGCCATAACAAGGAACAGTAATCCAACGTGTGAATGCAATTTGTAAGTAAATGGAAGTAATGGCAAGGATAACAACAAACTGCCTATTAAAGCCATGTGTGTCACAAAAGTGGTGCTCTTTGCACTTTCCTGAATGGTTTGATTCATGGCTCCCATAATTAAGTCCATACACACCCAAGTGAAATATGTTACTGGTGGAGTGACTACCAAAAATTGAATACTCCAATCGTAGTTTAACACATTCGTAACAATACTCTTACACACTTCGCTCTTGGAGCCTGCAGTAGCAGGCAATTTTGAACATGCAGACGGTATATTTGGGTTCAATAATGGTGTACTTTCTGTGTGTTCAGTTCCAGCATCCACAGAAATGATTACCTGAGGTGCCTCAGAAGGTTCACCGGTGCGCTGCTCCACGTCAAAATTACTAATGCGCCGGTATCTATTTTTCAGAACTGACACTTTTGCTTTGAAAGTTGCGCAGAACACACCAATAATGGCACCTATCGAGACGAAAGTATATCCTACTGTAAAAGGGTATACACCGGTGGCTGTATAGTTTGAATCACGAAGCCAGCGCGTCACAGATATTAAGTAAATCCATAGAACCAGAGAAACCTGCACCAATGCCACTGTCTTAAAGTCACGCAAAGGACGGAATTTTTCCCACGAAGATAAAATGAGataattaatgaaaatgaataAAGAAGATTCCGCCAATATTGGAGATGTGTAATCACGAGAAAACACATAAGGGTTACAATGGCCAACTAACACCTGGAAGAATTTCACACCAAAATATGCTACAGCCACAGAAGACGGTAGTCTCAACAGAGCGGCGCAGAAGTTCACTTTTAAGGCTTGCAGATCCTGCGCTACAAGGAATAACACAGCAAGAATAGATGGGAACAATGCCAATAAAATGCAGTTCCAGTAAAATAATTTCTTGGCAGACCAGACCACAAACCATTTaccaaacaaatcaaaGTATACAGCAGTAGAGCTGTCTGTCATATCAGGCTGGTTAATCGCCATATAATTTGTCAACTGCAATGCAGTGTTCAACATATGCCATAAGGATTGCTTACTCGTATACAACACAGTATCCTTGGCAGTGTGGTATAGATTTCTTGGCCTATAGAAGGCAATGTCCCATCCACGTAAGCCCTTATTTTCGTATACTTTAAAGTCAGTTTCAGAACCAATATTACCCGTGTAAAATCCTTGCTGGTAAATTGAATTACCGAATGGTTGCTGACGAACAGCATCTGCGTATACAGACGCAGTAGAAACATCTGATGTCCTAAACAATACTGCCTTTCCACCAGCACCAGTCCCCTCCAAGTTTACAACATATAAGAGTTCCTTCGACCATGGGTGTTCGAAAAATGCTTCAGCACCTGCCAATCCAAACTCCTcattattgttgaaattaAACACTAAGGTACGCTCTGGTTGGTTCTTCGCATAGTGCGTTAGAATGGCCAACATGGAAACAATCCCCATACCATCATCAGTGGCACCAAAACTAGATGGCACACTGTCATAGTGTGCAGATAACAATAACCCTGGTAAATTGGGGTTCCTACCTTGAACCCTAGCCAAAACATTCGAAGATTCATAATAAATGACCTTAGATTCAGCTGTCGACGAatttttatcttcttcGACTCTAAACAATGTCTTCAAACCTATTCCATAATCATCCGACACTTCTGTAAACAAAGAGTCTCTCGTAATTTCATTAGCTCGATCCAACAAGTAAGCATGGACTTTATCATTCGCATGTGATGCATAAGGATGGGGATATTGCGTGATAATTTCCAAATCAAACCATGCATCTTCCAACATTTGCGAATAATTATAATCAGTTGGTAACGTAAGCTGGTAACGAAAGTGATCCCAAAGGTACAACACTGAGATCAACGCATACGTGATCACCAATAAAGTACTTAGGTTGGTCTTCCTAAACCGAAACAGAGACCTGAGAACACTCATCTGTCTCACAATTAACTTTCCCTGAAGCACAAATCTTTTAAACAACAGACtacttttcaaaacctCGGTACAGGATATCATAgagaagaataataatagattCTGCT is part of the Eremothecium cymbalariae DBVPG#7215 chromosome 2, complete sequence genome and encodes:
- the DSE4 gene encoding endo-1,3(4)-beta-glucanase (similar to Ashbya gossypii AGL208C); the encoded protein is MLFLNFLLYAGLASSMFTYFNIYFSFHYVFNTIVPTPTIPSMELLPPEPTGVANPNDYSDVSIPEDSDSSDKYSPIDLFKPIAIDDPPSIFPRYQSALDLPPGVSNDGPYGTNEFYTNLIVGSQNQRAFVLPYVVWKHRSDGFGLAVSHTVKYPNLIGYSGAGRFSSINSTTAVADLVFSAHSFTESRSLFEVSELGPSSCRVTIRDRATSDYLDIPLVQGMGFTTGIYHGSLVAKLHSEVGFKRLIKEYSGDTVIGTSKYRITLNNGVQWLVYVSFPREYLFRYFDFWFHLKIFDAKTIIASSPMSGLIIQVAEAPKDRNMEISYDRSAGMYVTKFELQGVSDRTRAEYSFEYTTIGDSKSGLPIVFALPHHLRMLTPESLAATTNIQCQTNTKGIMTGFLTKSLKFVNHLESKVSWLPYNSQADLKYSSKQLNLLSRVANKELQVDVLSSITGLNTYFGGKIIDKFAYILLTVSEILDDKNLTLKALDSMKSVFDVLLANKQTYPLFYDIKFGGVASTADLGSYQSFIDFGNTYYNDHHFHFAYLIHAAAVIGYVDGKHNGTWAHDNKEWVNALIRDVANPSNEDTYFPVSRMFDWYHGHSWASGLYENPRGRNQESSSEDLNFAYAMKMWGKVIGDTSMELRGDLMISIMKESFNSYYLYSDDNEIEPAQLVKNKVSGILFEDMIDYTTYFGTNIEYIHGIHMLPIIPASSETRGPKFVAEEWNQKLSGIVDELNTGWRSILELNRALYDPKASYNFFAQKNVSYADYLDSGLSRTWALAFSGGLANTSDLL
- the PFF1 gene encoding Pff1p (similar to Ashbya gossypii AGL209W) translates to MISCTEVLKSSLLFKRFVLQGKLIVRQMSVLRSLFRFRKTNLSTLLVITYALISVLYLWDHFRYQLTLPTDYNYSQMLEDAWFDLEIITQYPHPYASHANDKVHAYLLDRANEITRDSLFTEVSDDYGIGLKTLFRVEEDKNSSTAESKVIYYESSNVLARVQGRNPNLPGLLLSAHYDSVPSSFGATDDGMGIVSMLAILTHYAKNQPERTLVFNFNNNEEFGLAGAEAFFEHPWSKELLYVVNLEGTGAGGKAVLFRTSDVSTASVYADAVRQQPFGNSIYQQGFYTGNIGSETDFKVYENKGLRGWDIAFYRPRNLYHTAKDTVLYTSKQSLWHMLNTALQLTNYMAINQPDMTDSSTAVYFDLFGKWFVVWSAKKLFYWNCILLALFPSILAVLFLVAQDLQALKVNFCAALLRLPSSVAVAYFGVKFFQVLVGHCNPYVFSRDYTSPILAESSLFIFINYLILSSWEKFRPLRDFKTVALVQVSLVLWIYLISVTRWLRDSNYTATGVYPFTVGYTFVSIGAIIGVFCATFKAKVSVLKNRYRRISNFDVEQRTGEPSEAPQVIISVDAGTEHTESTPLLNPNIPSACSKLPATAGSKSEVCKSIVTNVLNYDWSIQFLVVTPPVTYFTWVCMDLIMGAMNQTIQESAKSTTFVTHMALIGSLLLSLPLLPFTYKLHSHVGLLFLVMATVTSMWTISASPFTESSPLKLKFQQTIDLDIKNSSSVYLYGREKAFMEPVLKNIPSVTSFACDEFNGNGVDVCEYTGTLPRMFERFHSMGTDWHDIMSVEVIRDDRNSTKRTPYQPITAELRINVEDNRVCTLSFNSTAFQHWKHGTSPLREVTIIHNGTSNISSFRTVAVKKNGYYKDEYGNDHYRWNNGITELQLHKLDFKHDHYSVGLEWIPQVLYRSHQDNYVFYDEEDDLLGVSVTCYWGEYDTGSITDGFATTNVPAYDELRKYSPKHIIYSSKDKGMISVKKYVEL